TTGTGGATGATCTTCGGCCGGAGCTGGGTTGTTATGGGAATTCTGAGATTAAGACGCCCGGTTTCGATGCGTTCTCCGAGCAGGCGGTTACCTTCAAGCGCGCCTATTGTCAGGCTGCGGTGTGCGCACCATCGCGTGCAAGTGTGATGACAGGTCTTCGGCCTGACACGAATCACGTCTGGGATTTGCGCGGGAAGTTTCGCATCAATATGCCCGACGTGGTGACTATTCCTCAGCATTTCAAAAAGCACGGCTACCACACCGTTTCGATGGGGAAGATTTTCCATAATCATATGCCGGACCTGGAATCCTTTGATGAACCGGATCTGAAGCCGTTGGAATACATGACGCCGGAAATGATCGATCGGGATGCCGAGTCCTTTTACTACGACGAGGAACTTAACCAAGAGCTTGCGGAGGTGCGTGAACGCCGTTTGGCGAAAAATCCGAATGCCTACGCGGACGGTTGGGCCTATGGTCGATCCACTGAAAATTCGGATGCGCCGGATAATGCCTTTTACGATGGTGCTCAAACGGAGTTGGCTATTGAAACCCTCAAACGCTTGAAGGAGAGAGAAGAACCTTTTTTCCTGGCCCTCGGATACTATCGACCTCATCTGCCTTTTGTCGCTCCCACAAAGTATTGGGATCTTTACGATCAGGATAAACTCTCGATGGCCGACAATCCTTTTTTGCCACACAACTCGCCGGTGATGGCCATGAACTCAGCTTACGAGTTGAAAGGGTGCTATGATTTGGAGGATACTCCTCACCCGGCCGTTGGGCAGTTGGATGAGGATACCGCACGGCGCTTGAAACACGGGTATTATGCTTCAGTCAGTTATGTCGATGCCTGCTTTGAAAAACTTATGAACGGACTCGACGAGCTGGGCCTTGCCGATGACACCATTGTTGTGGTGTGGGGAGACCATGGATGGAAACTCGGGGAACATGGTAGCTGGTGTAAGCAAACGAACTATGACATAGATGTACATGTTCCTCTGCTGATTCGTGTCGCAGGTATGAGCGCAGCTGGAGAAAGTTGTGAGCGTTTGGTTGAACTGGTTGATTTGTACCCAACCCTCTGTGACCTGGCTGGAATAACGATTCCAGATGAGATGGAAGGCACAAGCCTGAAGCCGCTCCTGACTGATCCTGATATGAATTGGAAGCCCGCTGCCTTCAGCCAGTTTCATCGCAACCCTCGGGTCAGTCCCGATGAGAAACGGTATATGGGTTATTCCATGGTGACTGAGCGATACCACTATGTGGAATGGCGTTACTGGGATGATGTAGCCGGAGTTTCCGGTGACCTTGCGGCAATTGAACTCTACGACCAGGAAATGGATCCTGGCGAAAATGTTAATATCGCGAACAATGCTCAAAATCGGAATTTGATTGGGAGCTTAGCCAGACAATTGAAAGCTGAGTGGCCAACGAAGGGAGTCCTGAAATAAAATCCGACATCATCTCATGAATCTTTTTCGCCTTATCTCGCTTTTTCTTCTGAGCCTTGCCTCTGCTACTGCAGCTGCGGACAGGCCGAACATTCTCTTCATCGCGCTCGACGATCTCAACGACTGGATTGAGCCGCTAGGAGGACATCCCCAAGCGATTACCCCTAACCTTACACGGTTGGCCGAATCCGGAGTTCTTTTTAACAACGCTCATTGTCCGGCACCCGCATGCAACCCATCGCGGACGGCAATTTTCACCGGAATTTCCCCACATGTTTCCGGTATGTATTCCAATCGTCAGAAAATGCGTGAAGTCCTGCCCGAAGCGGAGATAATGCCCAAATATTTTTCAAGGCACGGTTACTGGTCGGGCGGTTCGGGAAAGATGCTGCATTACTTCATCGATGCCGATTCCTGGGACGAATACTACCCGGCTAAGGAAACGGAAAATCCCTTTCCAGAACACATGCCTTGGGGTGAACGTCCCAAGTCCTTGCCCCGAGGAGGACCTTGGCAGTATATGGAAACCGACTGGCATGCCTTCGATGTTTCGGACGACGAGTTTGGTGGTGATGCAAAAGTGGCCGACTACGTGAGTTCCAAACTCATGGAAGAACATGATGAACCCTTCTTTCTGGCCTGTGGCATTTATCGTCCGCACGAGCCGTGGTTCGTGCCCAAAAAATACTTTGATCTGTTTCCGCTCGAGGACGTGCAGCTTCCTCCGGGCTACAAGGAAGACGATCTGGATGACCTGCCCTTGTCTGGTCAACAGAGGGGACCAAATCGTTACTTTGCTCACATACAAGAGCAAGGTCAGTGGCGACAGGGACTACAGGCGTACTTGGCTTCGATTGCCTATGCCGATGCGATGCTCGGTCGAGTTTTGGATGCTTTGGATAAAAGCCCCAATAGGGATAATACTATCGTTGTTCTGTGGAGTGATCATGGCTGGCACTTGGGCGAAAAACAGCACTGGCAAAAGTACACCATGTGGCGGGCGGTGACCCGTATTCCGTTTATTGTAAAGGTTCCACCTGGAGTGTTTGGTCTGCCTCAAGGCACGTCGGCTGGCAGTGTATGTTCGCGGCCAGTTAACCTGCTCAGCTTGTTTCCCACTCTGGTTGAGCTCTGTGGTTTCGCTGGGAAACCTGACAATGACGGCCCTA
The Verrucomicrobiota bacterium DNA segment above includes these coding regions:
- a CDS encoding sulfatase: MSASNPNVLFVIVDDLRPELGCYGNSEIKTPGFDAFSEQAVTFKRAYCQAAVCAPSRASVMTGLRPDTNHVWDLRGKFRINMPDVVTIPQHFKKHGYHTVSMGKIFHNHMPDLESFDEPDLKPLEYMTPEMIDRDAESFYYDEELNQELAEVRERRLAKNPNAYADGWAYGRSTENSDAPDNAFYDGAQTELAIETLKRLKEREEPFFLALGYYRPHLPFVAPTKYWDLYDQDKLSMADNPFLPHNSPVMAMNSAYELKGCYDLEDTPHPAVGQLDEDTARRLKHGYYASVSYVDACFEKLMNGLDELGLADDTIVVVWGDHGWKLGEHGSWCKQTNYDIDVHVPLLIRVAGMSAAGESCERLVELVDLYPTLCDLAGITIPDEMEGTSLKPLLTDPDMNWKPAAFSQFHRNPRVSPDEKRYMGYSMVTERYHYVEWRYWDDVAGVSGDLAAIELYDQEMDPGENVNIANNAQNRNLIGSLARQLKAEWPTKGVLK
- a CDS encoding sulfatase, with protein sequence MNLFRLISLFLLSLASATAAADRPNILFIALDDLNDWIEPLGGHPQAITPNLTRLAESGVLFNNAHCPAPACNPSRTAIFTGISPHVSGMYSNRQKMREVLPEAEIMPKYFSRHGYWSGGSGKMLHYFIDADSWDEYYPAKETENPFPEHMPWGERPKSLPRGGPWQYMETDWHAFDVSDDEFGGDAKVADYVSSKLMEEHDEPFFLACGIYRPHEPWFVPKKYFDLFPLEDVQLPPGYKEDDLDDLPLSGQQRGPNRYFAHIQEQGQWRQGLQAYLASIAYADAMLGRVLDALDKSPNRDNTIVVLWSDHGWHLGEKQHWQKYTMWRAVTRIPFIVKVPPGVFGLPQGTSAGSVCSRPVNLLSLFPTLVELCGFAGKPDNDGPSLVPLLRNPQAAWPHVSVTYDATPETFGLSAEGWRYIHYANGDEELYNTTADPHEWTNLAENPAYASKLSELRSRSPKRFAALVPQNATSLPVLAWHPAGGDVPLSKPDGGTFDVVFFNERESEVSLFRMDSKESPKPFGKVEAGKSLRQQTRPGEVWRIFDVSGKPLGHVIVDDRSARVLIPE